Genomic DNA from Salvia miltiorrhiza cultivar Shanhuang (shh) chromosome 1, IMPLAD_Smil_shh, whole genome shotgun sequence:
CTGATTCTCTACAATAATTTACGTATTCTAGCGTAAAGTGTGTATGTCTAGAAAACTATACTTCAGAAACGAGTAAAAGGTGACATTTTATTTCTGGAGTCTGGACGTCTTAATGTGCGATTTTCATCGTTTGAAATTGCAGGTCCCAGGTCTTCTAAAAGTACGGTACATTGGGCAGACGACGGTGGGTAGTGCTGCTGTTTTTGGTCTTTTCCTTGGAGCTGGAAGCTTAATACACTGTGGCAAATCTTATTAGGCTTGTTTGTTCCAGTTTCAAAATAAGTAAGCACTGTGGATTTGAAGAATTGTGGGAACATCACGTTGTTATAGATGATCATGTTAGCTTTAGTTTTTTTGGCCATTTTATGCCTAAGTTGTGTTTTCCTTTTATGAATCCGTTTTGGTAGACTATGGAGCTTTCTAGAAACTAACGCGCTCCTTaatcttttctttaattttagtATGAAATAGGGGTGTAATCAAATCGAGTCGAActgaatagtggtgtgctca
This window encodes:
- the LOC131007143 gene encoding uncharacterized protein LOC131007143, which gives rise to MARDSCLTRITAGFAIGGAVGGAVGAVYGTYDAIRSKVPGLLKVRYIGQTTVGSAAVFGLFLGAGSLIHCGKSY